TTTCTCTTGCGCTTCCAAGGGAGGGATATCGTTCCACGAAAGTTCCTTCTCTTCGGTGCCTTCAGGCTTGTATTGATAAGCAGAACCTCTCTGGTCCCCCAGAGATGTCGTGTAAGGTGCGACCTCTACATGGAGTTTGTCTTCGAGGACTTTGATCAATTGGATTGCCCTTTTATGCTTCGGATCGGTGCGGACAGCTTCCTGTGCCATCGTCATGGCATCCGTAAAATTGCCGTTCTCGTAATAGAAATAAGCGAGGTTATAGTAGGCACTTGCATTATAAGGGGTGCTTTGAATCGCCTTTTTGAACGCTTCCGCGGCTTGCTCCGGTTGCCCTTTTTTTGCAAAGCAAATCCCGAGTACGCTGTACGCGTCTCCATAACGTGGGTCTACCTCGAGGGCTTCTCTGGCAAGGTTCAAGGCATCATCGTAATTCTCCTTTTGGCATGACTCTACTGCTTGGGAGACAAGTTCTTGTGCTGTTGCTGGCATAGTCTCTATATTATATAGAGAAATCGCCCACCATTGCCAACTTCTGAGTCTCATCCTATCATCAGTTTCACGCTATACTATTTTCCGCCCTTCGCACACATTTCCTCTAAAAGAAGCGAAGGCAACTCGTGCACAATTCAGGAGGTTGATTTATGAACCGTCTAAGTCGCAAGCACTGGATATTTACGCTTTCTGGGTTACTTTCCATCTTTGTTCTTTTTGCATGGTTAGGGGGCTGCAAAACCGAAGAATCCGCCACAAGCGGGACAACAGCAACCGTACGTCCTGAATCTACAGGACCTGGAAATAAAGTCGAAGGCGACACGATTCCCATCGGAATTATCGCGAGCCTTTCCGGCTCTGAGAAGCCCTGGGGCGAGGAATCCGTCCGCGGGGCGCAACTCGCAGTCGATGAATTCAACGCAGAAGGTGGATTAAACGGAAAACAAGTCGTCTTGCTTGTAGAGGACACAGGTGGTCAACCCGAGCAGGGCAAATCGGCAACCGAACGATTAATTACTGAAAAGAAGGTCATTGCAGTTCTCGGAGAAGTTGCGAGTGGCGTCACTGCACCTTCTGCTCAAGTGGCTCAAGAAAAAGGTGTTCCCATCGTCTCGATAGGCTCTACGCGGGTGGACATAACGGATATCGGCAATATGGTCTTTCGTGTTTGCTACACGGACGACTTCCAGGGAGCGATGATGGCGAAATTCGCCTACGAAGATTTGGGTCTAAGAAGGGTCGCTATCCTAACCGACAGAAAACTTCCCTATAGCGTCGGTCTTTCCGAAATGTTTCGGGAGTACTTCACGAGACTCGGAGGCAAGATCGTCACGGAAGAATTTTACGAAAAAGGACAAACCGACTTCAAAGCCCAACTCACCAATATAAAAGCCGCCAATCCTGACGGGCTTTTCTGCTCCGGATACTTCACCGAAATAGGACCTATCGCTCGCCAGCGTAAAGAGGTCGGATTGAATGTTCCGATGTTCGGAGGTGACGGTTGGGATTCTCGTGAACTTCTGCAGGCAGGCGGTGAAGGGATAATCGGTGGATATTACAGCAACCACTACAGCAACCTGGAAGACCGCCTTGAGGTAAAAGCGTTCGTGAGCAAGTACAAAGCGAAATACGGCGAAGAACCCGCGAATGCAATGTCCGCCCTCGGATACGATGCTGCGGGAGTGGTTTTAGACGCACTTAAACGCGCAAAAAGCCTCGATTCTCGCGCACTCCGTGACGCCATTGCTGAAACTAAGAACTTCCCAGGAGTTTCGGGAACGATCACGATAGGTCCGGATGGCAACGCACAGAAACCAGGGTTGGTCTTGGAAGCGAAACTTGTAAACGGCAAACCTGCTTGGGTTCCTTTCAAGCGCTACGAATGGTTCGACCCGGGTTTGAAAAAGAAAGCATAATCAATAGATATGTTCGAATCCAGCAGGTCTCTACTGATTTTCCCGGGGAGACCTGCTGAACTTTAATTATAAGAATGGATTGGGCGTCACTCGATCAACAAATCATCAATGGACTGCAATTAGGTTCGATATACGCCCTCATCGCCTTAGGCTACACCATGGTCTATGGCGTTTTACGTCTGATTAACTTCGCTCACGGCGAGGTTTATATGGTCGGTGCATATGTCGCTTACTACACCGCCGAACGATGGTTCGACAAAACGAAATTTCATCCTGCTGTACTTCTGCTCTTAATGCTTTTTAACAGCATGGTGATTTGCGCCATTTTGGGAGTTACGATAGAAAGAGTCGCTTATCGTCCGCTTCGTTCCGCCCCCCGTATCTCCGTTCTTATCACTGCAATAGGAGTTTCTCTTCTTCTGCAGCAAGGAGGATTGCTGATTTTCAAAACTTCCCCGCAGCCATCCATCTCCGAAAGCGTAAACCCATTTAAAGCATATACATTCGAAAATCTCCCTCTATTGGGAAACATCACCATCAGCGGCGGACAAACGGCAATGTTTTTCGTCTCTTTGATTTTCATGTTGCTGCTTTGGTTTTTAGTAACACGAACGAGTACAGGTCGTGCAATGCGAGCGGTTGCCCACGATTTCGATACCGCCGCTCTCATGGGTGTGGATGTTAATCGAATCGTGTCCATCACTTTCATTGTCGGTTCTGGATTGGCAGGTGCGGGGGGGATGATGAATGCCACAGCGCTTGGAACACCTTTAGATACATTTTATGGACTTATCCCCGGCGTAAAAGCATTCGTTGCAGCGGTATTAGGCGGAATCGGAAACATCCCCGGTGCAGTGCTCGGTGGATTTTTGATGGGAGTCGCTGAGACGATGGTCGTTTGGGTGGGATATGCGGGATACAAAGATGCTGTCGCATTCGTGGTTTTGATTGCAGTTCTTTTATTCAAACCGAATGGATTGCTCGGTAGCGTGGGAGTCGAAAAAGCATGAGCGTAGCAGCATTAGGTACGAAGCAAACGAGCGTTCCGCAAATTCTTCTCGTGCGATTAATAAGTCTCGTTGCATGTTTCGTCTTCTTGTGGCTATTCCATACTCAACTATCGCCGAGGTTAGGTGACCTCGACAACCGTCTAATTGTTCTTAGCGCACTTTTCGCAACATTATCCGTTAGTCTCAATTTGATTAATGGAATTACCGGACAATTTTCAATCGGTCATGCAGCCTTCTATCAAATTGGAGCATACACGACCGCTTATCTCACGATTCATTATCACAACCTTTTCGCTTTGGAGAACTGGCTATGGTTGACACTGATGATTTTATGTGGCGCAGTTGCAGCAGGTATTGCCGGCTTCATCGTCGGATTGCCATCTTTGAGATTGAGAGGAGATTATCTCGCCGTTGCGACTCTCGGATTCGGTGAAATCGTTCGAATCGTGATCCAAAATCAAAACGCTTTGGGTGGAGCTTATGGATTGAGCGTCCCTTTGAAAATCACTCCGGTTTGGTTCGTGTTGCTGTTATTGATTTTCAGTATCGCAGTAAGTAGAAATCTTCTCAAAACCGCTCACGGTCTTCAATTCCTTGCAGTAAGAGAAGACGAATTGGCAGCCTCCGCTATGGGAGTAAACACTACGAAAACGAAAGTTACAGCGTTCGTAATCGGCGCCGCGATCGCAGGAATGGCAGGAGCGTTATTTTCACATTACGAGGGCTTTATCACGATAAATAACTTCAAAATGGACCAATCCTTTTTGATTTTAGCAATGGTCGTCATCGGGGGAACGGGAAGCATCACGGGCGCAGCCATGGCTGGCTTCTTTCTTACACTTTTGCCGGAATCGTTGCGCGATTTGCCAAAAATTCCCGCATATTCCTTCTTCGCATTCATCATCGCCGCCGTGATTATCTTGCTATTCACTCCGAAAATCTTCCGAAGTTTCCGTTTGGAACGTGCTTCTCTTCAACAAACTCTTCTTTGCATCATCGGATTTATCGGATTAATCGGAGCGGCATATACCGCTTACTGGATTTGGACGCAACACATCCCTAAAATTTCTCAAATCTCGATAACCTTAGCCCTCATCGGGCTTCTCGCCGCCTTGCTCTTTACAAGAAGACGTGTACCGAACATCGCTGTTTTCGGATTTATCCTTTCCGTCATTGCAATCATCTGTCTGCTCTCTCTGCCTATAAAAAACTTGCTAACACAAATTCCATTTACGATAGAACTCTTCTCCGGAGTAGAGTACGAAGCAGGCAAACTTCGATTCCCGTTCTTCGCAGTTCTTCTCGTCGTCATGATGCTCTCTCGTCCGCAAGGAATTTTCGGTCATCATGAATTCAGTTGGAGTTGGGTAAAAGGTCTTTTCGGTCATAAAAAAGAGACCGCCGTGATCACTGTATGAGTCTTCTCGTTTTGGATAAAGCCACCATCCGTTTCGACGGTCTCGTTGCGGTCAACAACGTGAGTTTCGAACTCCAACCGAAAGACCTCTTCGGTCTGATTGGTCCGAACGGTGCAGGAAAAACTACATGTTTCAACATGATTACCGGCATCTACAGACCCACTTCGGGCGACATTCGCTTCAACGGACGTTCTATCGTAGGATTGAAACCCCATACGATCGCTCGCCTTGGAATTTGCCGTACCTTCCAAAATATCCGTCTTTTCGGCGCGTTGACGGCTTTGGAAAACGTCGTCGTCGCTGCTCATCTTCGGCACAAGACGAACCTACTCGAAGCCATCGCCTATCTTCCGAGCGCAATTCAAGAAACACAAGAACTCGTCGAATATTCGATGTCCCTTCTAAAAACATTCAATCTCGAACATCGAGCGAATGTGCGCAGCCAAGATCTGCCCTATGGGGATCAAAGAAGATTGGAAATCGCGCGAGCGATGGCGACTCGCCCCACTCTTTTGCTCCTCGACGAACCAGCAGCAGGAATGAATCCTTATGAAACAAGCACGCTCATGGAGCAAATTCGACGACTTCGCGATGAATTCCAACAAACTATTCTTCTTATCGAACACGACATGAAAGTCGTCATGGGCATTTGCGAAAAAATCGTCGTACTCGACCATGGCACTGAAATCGCATATGGTTCGCCGAAAGAGATTCAAAATAATCCCAAAGTCATCGAGGCTTATTTAGGAGAGCCGGTCGAAGCGTAATCCAAAATTCGGAGGTTGTTATGCTTGCATTTCTTCTTTCACCCTTAATCCTCTTTTTCCCGCAGCAAAGTGCTCTCGAAATACGCAATCTGACTATTAACCCCCCCTCGCAACACACCCTCTATCAACCTATCGAAATTCGCTTCGAACTCTCCGGAACATGGTCAAACCCCTTCGACCCTACGCAAGCAGATGTCACAGCCACAATCATCGCCGAGAACGATACCTATTCCATAGTCAACGGCATTTTCTTTCAAGAATACGAAGCCCAAATCCAAAACGACGAGGAGATTCTCAAACCGATTGGCGAACCCACTTGGAGAATTCGGTTTGCCCCATGGCGCACCGGCTCCTTTGACATTTTTAT
This genomic interval from Fimbriimonadales bacterium contains the following:
- a CDS encoding branched-chain amino acid ABC transporter permease, which codes for MDWASLDQQIINGLQLGSIYALIALGYTMVYGVLRLINFAHGEVYMVGAYVAYYTAERWFDKTKFHPAVLLLLMLFNSMVICAILGVTIERVAYRPLRSAPRISVLITAIGVSLLLQQGGLLIFKTSPQPSISESVNPFKAYTFENLPLLGNITISGGQTAMFFVSLIFMLLLWFLVTRTSTGRAMRAVAHDFDTAALMGVDVNRIVSITFIVGSGLAGAGGMMNATALGTPLDTFYGLIPGVKAFVAAVLGGIGNIPGAVLGGFLMGVAETMVVWVGYAGYKDAVAFVVLIAVLLFKPNGLLGSVGVEKA
- a CDS encoding branched-chain amino acid ABC transporter permease, which gives rise to MSVAALGTKQTSVPQILLVRLISLVACFVFLWLFHTQLSPRLGDLDNRLIVLSALFATLSVSLNLINGITGQFSIGHAAFYQIGAYTTAYLTIHYHNLFALENWLWLTLMILCGAVAAGIAGFIVGLPSLRLRGDYLAVATLGFGEIVRIVIQNQNALGGAYGLSVPLKITPVWFVLLLLIFSIAVSRNLLKTAHGLQFLAVREDELAASAMGVNTTKTKVTAFVIGAAIAGMAGALFSHYEGFITINNFKMDQSFLILAMVVIGGTGSITGAAMAGFFLTLLPESLRDLPKIPAYSFFAFIIAAVIILLFTPKIFRSFRLERASLQQTLLCIIGFIGLIGAAYTAYWIWTQHIPKISQISITLALIGLLAALLFTRRRVPNIAVFGFILSVIAIICLLSLPIKNLLTQIPFTIELFSGVEYEAGKLRFPFFAVLLVVMMLSRPQGIFGHHEFSWSWVKGLFGHKKETAVITV
- a CDS encoding ABC transporter substrate-binding protein, encoding MNRLSRKHWIFTLSGLLSIFVLFAWLGGCKTEESATSGTTATVRPESTGPGNKVEGDTIPIGIIASLSGSEKPWGEESVRGAQLAVDEFNAEGGLNGKQVVLLVEDTGGQPEQGKSATERLITEKKVIAVLGEVASGVTAPSAQVAQEKGVPIVSIGSTRVDITDIGNMVFRVCYTDDFQGAMMAKFAYEDLGLRRVAILTDRKLPYSVGLSEMFREYFTRLGGKIVTEEFYEKGQTDFKAQLTNIKAANPDGLFCSGYFTEIGPIARQRKEVGLNVPMFGGDGWDSRELLQAGGEGIIGGYYSNHYSNLEDRLEVKAFVSKYKAKYGEEPANAMSALGYDAAGVVLDALKRAKSLDSRALRDAIAETKNFPGVSGTITIGPDGNAQKPGLVLEAKLVNGKPAWVPFKRYEWFDPGLKKKA
- a CDS encoding tetratricopeptide repeat protein, which codes for MPATAQELVSQAVESCQKENYDDALNLAREALEVDPRYGDAYSVLGICFAKKGQPEQAAEAFKKAIQSTPYNASAYYNLAYFYYENGNFTDAMTMAQEAVRTDPKHKRAIQLIKVLEDKLHVEVAPYTTSLGDQRGSAYQYKPEGTEEKELSWNDIPPLEAQEKPEGKKQ
- a CDS encoding ABC transporter ATP-binding protein, producing MSLLVLDKATIRFDGLVAVNNVSFELQPKDLFGLIGPNGAGKTTCFNMITGIYRPTSGDIRFNGRSIVGLKPHTIARLGICRTFQNIRLFGALTALENVVVAAHLRHKTNLLEAIAYLPSAIQETQELVEYSMSLLKTFNLEHRANVRSQDLPYGDQRRLEIARAMATRPTLLLLDEPAAGMNPYETSTLMEQIRRLRDEFQQTILLIEHDMKVVMGICEKIVVLDHGTEIAYGSPKEIQNNPKVIEAYLGEPVEA